From Salminus brasiliensis chromosome 12, fSalBra1.hap2, whole genome shotgun sequence:
TTTGGCCCACAATTTGATTCAATATATATGAATCTGGGTTCATGATTTGTTAATTGCATGATATTTTGAACAACATTTGAGTAAAGTTGTGCACAAAATTGAATGTTTAAACAGTGCAATTGCATTGACGCATTTCTGCGTTGTGAtagaacatttttttaattaattgttaCACCCCTTCTGTTAAAGCTTGCTCAGTGGTATCCATAACACACACTTAATATGTCCTAAAGATCAGCAGTGGTGGAACATGATGACCCAATATAGATTTgctttaatcatttatttgatAGACACATAaattttcaaaaatattttattatacaaTTATTCTGTCAATATTAGCAACCTAATATGTTGCATGTTCATATATTTATTGTTCTTACCTTTTTCATCCTTATTTCAGAGATGTCTTGCGATCTCCCTCTCCACCCCCGCCTCCCCGTAACCCTGTCACACGAACTAGACGAGCTGATAAAAAAATAAGGTAAGTGAATGACTGTCCAGCCTGAATGTTTTGAATAGGGCATTGATGTGTATGTTTTAATAGGACATTAATTCTTAATGGGGAAAATAAAGTGCATTCTATCACTGTGTCTCCAATACAGGATAATGTCTTGAGCTACAAATACAGATAATTGGATGGATTGTTTCTTGGTGTTTCCTTAGAGAGATCAACAGGAAGCTGGAGGTAATTGGCTCTCTCATGTGTCCATCACCTGAAAGAGCAGAAGATTATCCTGAATACAGTGACTGCCCATCTCCTGGAAATGACTACGATGATGACGACATCATAATTGTTTCCTCTGAAGATAAACAGAATAGACGTGCTCCCAAACCCAAGCCAAGAGCACCGTGTCGGGAAATTTCTTTGAAATTCCGCTGGAGAACAGACGTGTACAGGATTCCACTTCTTtcggtgagagagagagagacacatatGCATGTtatatgttttcatttttaaagaatttaacaAAACATATGAATGCTCAGCATTCTGGAATTATCTGATTTCCATTTACAGACAGATCCTTTGAGTAAGGCTGTGGATCAGTTATCTACCAAACTTAAAGTCCTGCCATCTCAGATACTGTTACTGAAGCAAGACACTGAGCTCCCTGCACACTCCACAGTCACAGAGTTAGATCTAGGCATCACTGACATCATAGGTGAGTACAAAACCATGTAAACAGAAATGAATGagtcatttattatattatatataatgccTGGTGCTTCTTACAGCCTGTCTGGGTTTTTCCCGAGGTCCAAGACACCAATCACTTGtttaagataaaataagatacgATACAGTAATCCTTgtttagtcccacagtggggaaattctcagtgtcacagcagcaaagggatagcaagacactcagatggaAAACTTAGATAAATacccaatatatacacaatataaataatagaagtaaaaaaaactctgagtggaaaataaacaacaaacaatatTAGATTCATTTCCCCTACTTGATGTCTGTTGTGGAGACATTCACTTTTATCCTTATCCTGAATTCTGTCCCTTTTCTTTCCATACCGCCTTTCATGTCTGCACCATCAGACTGTGTCGTAGTAacagaggacaaagaagacgaagGAAACAGCCGTGATGTAATCACTGTGCGACTGCAGGGCAAAGAGAAAGGATCTGCGCAAGAATATTCCTTACATAAGGTTTGCATCTTTGCAGAGTTCTATAACAAATTATATTCACAAACCTTTACTTaccagtacatttgggatgaggtgagaaggtgatcttatatatatatacgctcttgatttcaggagtaagaaggtgtcccaaaacttttgtccaactTTATTACTGGAGTAGTTAATCAGTCTTAACTCaatttctctttccctcttatttctctctctcaggacgCCCCTCTTGGTTCTATCCTCACACAGTATACATCAGGCCTGTCTGCTGCTGCTAAGCGCAACATTAGATTTCTCTTTGATGGGTCGAAGGTGAAACCTAATCAAACCCcttcacagctggatatggagaATGGTGATGTCATTGAAGTCTGGAActaaatatcaataataatattataccCTTTCTCTATGAATGTTTTAcaaaaactgtgtttttatcaaataaaatgtatattgtaGATATATtttgatgtatttttaaataaaaagcttTTCCAAATTAAGCACTTGTTAAAGTGGCTTTGTTAAAGGCGCATGTGTGCGTGAGCATAAAGGGGCTTCTTTGGGTAGAGAATTTGAAGCATTTGCATACTGCAGTAAAACCAACAGTGACCGAGTTTAAAGAGTTCTCTAAATGATTGAACTGTTTGCTGATTAACTCAGTACTTGTCACTGCATGATCAAGTTCTTTGCCCTGATCAATAAGAAAGAACTTAAgtgatttttgtgttttttgttgttgtggggttttttttttgtttgtttgtttttttttttgtcaagtaagtttttttttttttctagtatttctatttatttctcaAACATAACATAAACTTTTAATGCTGTCCTTTATCAGCCCTTTACTGTATGGTATTCCtaaaaactgtttatattagatacCTCAGTAACCAACAGATCCTGCTACAATGCACCTCTGTTTGTCATGTCGCTTTAATAACCAGCAAATTCGTAGCTCGTCATGTGATGTTTTATATTTACTTACCCAGATCTTGTTAACTGTGATGAGGGCGGTAGAGGACAGACTGCTGTGGTTCAGCTGTCAGTGTCCGACTCGCGAACGAATCTATCTTTTGAATCGATTCACTAGGCCAAGTGAATTGCAGCCAGTTGGATGTCCTTGGATTTTGCACTTGTCATAAAGTCGAAAATGAATATTATTTCTGTAAGGTAGGTCGTTTCggataagtgttttttttatgttacctTTAGCGTGCTTCAACATCACTCAAAAACATTTATTCCGTTTTCTctttgacataatatgaataTGGAAGTTCTTTTAGTGGAACTGCCCAAAATCAATTCATTacttttgcattgacttccagtTAGTTTTATCCTTGTCCTGctgatattttgatatttatttattttggagatacgatatgcaaaaaaaaaaatatatatatatatatatatattctggaATGAGCAAAAGACTCACGGCTTGACTGTGGCCTTTCTCCACTCCAAATGAATCAAACGTTTGATTCGTTAAAACAGACCGTTCGTATGAATCGATTCTCTTCACGGAATCGATTCACTAGAGCCTGACGTAATGGTCATGTGAAACTGGAGCGGAAATTCACAGTCACTTCAACATGGCGGCGCCGTAGTCTGGCTTGGTAATAACAACTGAGACGAGAAACTGGAAAACGGTCGGGTAGGAAAGGAGCCGCCTGGGTTGTCGGGCGAAgattttgtttttaagatgtTCACACGTCAGCTAAGATAACGTTTAAACATTTTGGCAAACAGTGACTTCAGTGTAGCGTTTAAGAGGACTGCAGGCACTCATCATCCATCTGCACTGCTGACTCTTCACCCGCAACTCCAGGTAAACAACACCACCTCCAGCGATCATCTGATGAGATTCTCCACTGCAGTGTGTGGCTTTGTAAAGTAGCTGTTTCTGCTACTATAAATATCGTTTGTTAGTATTATCAATAAACAGCCAACAGGCTGTCTTGATTGAATCAGTTAATCAAACTAATGTAACTAGCTGCTGTTAGTTTGAGTGATTTAGTGATGTAAGGTCCTCTGTCACAGTGCAATGTTTAGGTTATTTAAAGCCTGTAATTTACTGTGTTTAGCTAAGTAATCTAGTCATCTCCGATGTTGGCTAGAAATCAGGATATAGACCAGTCTGGTCAGCAGAAATAAATGCAGCTCAAGAGGAATTTAGCTGACTAGCCTGTCTGGCCCTAAAAAGAAGATAAAACACTGTTTAGTGAAACTACTGTGTACTGTGTGGGAAATGTTCATTGCCTGCTGTTTTGCCTGCTATGTTTTcccatatttttttcattttcttagaCTTTTAGGGATATATTGATACAATTATTATCAGCTAAACAGTAAATTGACCTACCTTTGTGATTCGGAGGCCTTAGATACTCATTGATCGTCTCCAACTTCTACCTGAACATTTGTTTTCATAACAAGAGTCATTTCAATTCATTTTCAATTTACTAATTAACCATAATTTCAAGTATGTTCGTCCCTGCAGTTCAGTATACATCCAATGGGTGGCAGCAGTGTATTAAGTGTATGCTGATGGTGTGAATGAACTGAAATGCGCTGCGACTACATTTAACTGTAGCTTTTGCCCTATTCActgtatagtgcactactttgatGTCTGAAAACAGAATTGCAGAAAAGCAGAATTGTCAGTGCGTtataacaatcccacaatgcaccataAAAAGTAAGAGTACAAACGATGCACCCTATCAGATGCGAAATGCGCATAATTCATTGCATGGTACGATTTGAATACTCGCACACAGCTTCTCTAAGCAAGACTGATGTTCAGATACTTTATGTGATGCAATCTGCTGTCACACAGCAGCGAGCTGGCATGTATAATGATTAGGGGATAACTCTACCTGCCTGTCAAACCTGCTATACCAACCTCCCTATCCCaaactgagctttttttttccatacagTAATTTAAAGTGCTCCCACACTGGTGATTATTTGTGCATCCTTGCTCTTTTAGTTTCAGTGGCTATATGGGGAGTGGTGCAGTTTGCTGTACTCTTAAATGCCTGGTGTGGATTTATaatgcatttaattttttttttattattttccacATAATAACAGTAACTGTTTTGTGTAAATGCTTTTGCTGAATAGGTTTATTGTAGTTTAAGTTGCAATTTTAGGGTTTAAAAGAGACAAAGCTtccaaatacaataaatatgctATCAGCATTAGGATACCCTAATATTGTATGTGTTAAAAAGACCTAGATCTTAAAATCAGTAATTTGACCGAAAATAATTATAGATACTCATAGATGCGTCCATGTTTGccaatttttactttttgatataatgtgaacTTGGCTGTTGTCCTTTAAACTTTGTGTGCACTAattggactaatagaaatgttaTAAAATGACTAAATCCTTTTTAAATGGACATACAGAAAAGGCTAAAGAGTGTGAAATTGGATGCTAAATACTAATGCACTGTTCCAGATCTGAACAGAACCGCACACATGCCAACCATacatacaaaacaataaataatatttacagGCATATAAATGCCCCATAAAaccggcacacacacacacacacacacacacacacacacacaccaaccataATTTTTATTTTCACTTCTCAAATAAATTCACGTGCATTTTCATTTACTGGCATCACGAGTCTAGTGTCCTCGTTTGCTTCCTCTTgcatgtgtgtacacacacacacacacacacacacacacacacacacactcactctctttcccTTCTCCTTTGCGATCCCCTCCACTACTGAATGAATTGTATTACACACTTTCGTGTACTCAGACCTTCGTAGATTACTCTCAGTGAACAGTAGACCGCAGCTCCTTTTCACTTCACTGCTTTTTCTTGCCTGACCTGTTTTGTGAAATGggtcagtgcacacacacacacacacatgcatgcatactATAACATTTCCTATTCAGATTCTGTGTTCTTCAAGGAGTAAGTGAAAACACTGAAACTGTGATCCAGAGTTGAAACCTAGAAGCTCCTAATCAATGTTTTGCGACCTTTTTGGTGTAAAAATGCTGAGATATTCCCCTTCTTCTTTGTACAGCAGTGATGTCCCTCGCAGATCCCGCCTCTGACACTACACCGTTCTTCTCGGATGATAACGATGGTGAAGGGTCCGCTGACAAAGATGAAGGGCCTTCACCTCggcatgaggaggaggaggattctCCTAGTGGACTGTCCAGGACCAGAGCCCATCTGACTGTGGCAGTGCTCTGCTACGTCAACTTGCTTAACTATATGGACCGATTCACTGTAGCTGGTAACTAGTATTGTGTATTGGATTTTACATGTGTAGGTTTGCTCAGGTTAGATTTAGATTAAACTAATGCAGCAATCGAAGTATTAGTAGTTTCTTAAAACACATATACACTGTTTTCACAAAGATTGACATTCACCAAtattatttgggatttgttcagtttacaaggacagtgggatccatAATTTtgagagattgtgtgtgtgcactagcTTACTAGCTGGATTCTttatgtgcaaaaaaaaaaaaaaaaggacacccTTCTCTACTTGCGGCATTTGACTAGGCCCTTCCCTTCATATACGGCTGAGAAACACATCCTTCTTGTTTTTTACCAGCCAACCTATCCCGAAATTCATTGCGTGCTAACTGCAGCCGTCAAGTTTTGGTAGGAGCAGCATTTCATAACACAGCAGTAAAGACAGGGACAGTGATGCTGTGAAACGAACTGGAAATCTGCCATAGAGCCGACCATTGCCTTTGCAGTCTACGCAGCCTTAGAAGATTATGCCTTCATATACCACATCCTTCCAAGGATGCATCCCCTGAATTGGGACAAGACTATAGCGCCC
This genomic window contains:
- the nfatc2ip gene encoding NFATC2-interacting protein isoform X1, translating into MAEVISDSDSDGEVRKMSRPNPPPKRRRVIDPSAIASVPIYSNKVNSSLQLKPALFKQEDCTEGDEEEARLWSPSPPRTKTKQTTIALSDSEEELEHHQPEERNQNQNQDVLRSPSPPPPPRNPVTRTRRADKKIREINRKLEVIGSLMCPSPERAEDYPEYSDCPSPGNDYDDDDIIIVSSEDKQNRRAPKPKPRAPCREISLKFRWRTDVYRIPLLSTDPLSKAVDQLSTKLKVLPSQILLLKQDTELPAHSTVTELDLGITDIIDCVVVTEDKEDEGNSRDVITVRLQGKEKGSAQEYSLHKDAPLGSILTQYTSGLSAAAKRNIRFLFDGSKVKPNQTPSQLDMENGDVIEVWN
- the nfatc2ip gene encoding NFATC2-interacting protein isoform X2, translated to MAEVISDSDSDGEVRKMSRPNPPPKRRRVIDPSAIASVPIYSNKVNSSLQLKPALFKQEDCTGDEEEARLWSPSPPRTKTKQTTIALSDSEEELEHHQPEERNQNQNQDVLRSPSPPPPPRNPVTRTRRADKKIREINRKLEVIGSLMCPSPERAEDYPEYSDCPSPGNDYDDDDIIIVSSEDKQNRRAPKPKPRAPCREISLKFRWRTDVYRIPLLSTDPLSKAVDQLSTKLKVLPSQILLLKQDTELPAHSTVTELDLGITDIIDCVVVTEDKEDEGNSRDVITVRLQGKEKGSAQEYSLHKDAPLGSILTQYTSGLSAAAKRNIRFLFDGSKVKPNQTPSQLDMENGDVIEVWN
- the nfatc2ip gene encoding NFATC2-interacting protein isoform X3, encoding MDFPVEGDEEEARLWSPSPPRTKTKQTTIALSDSEEELEHHQPEERNQNQNQDVLRSPSPPPPPRNPVTRTRRADKKIREINRKLEVIGSLMCPSPERAEDYPEYSDCPSPGNDYDDDDIIIVSSEDKQNRRAPKPKPRAPCREISLKFRWRTDVYRIPLLSTDPLSKAVDQLSTKLKVLPSQILLLKQDTELPAHSTVTELDLGITDIIDCVVVTEDKEDEGNSRDVITVRLQGKEKGSAQEYSLHKDAPLGSILTQYTSGLSAAAKRNIRFLFDGSKVKPNQTPSQLDMENGDVIEVWN